One Pyrococcus furiosus DSM 3638 genomic region harbors:
- a CDS encoding METTL5 family protein, whose protein sequence is MKKKELEIILSRVKGFKNPKPWLEQYKTPGKVASTLLWLAYTLGDIKEKIVADLGAGTGVLSIGAALLGAKKIYAVEIDEEAVKILLENLEEFKVRNVVEVKVSDVSQFSENVDTVVMNPPFGSQRKHADRPFLTKAFEVSDVVYSIHLAKPEVRDFIRRFSQEHGFLITHKITEELVIPAQFFFHRKRLERIKVDIYRFSRIF, encoded by the coding sequence ATGAAGAAGAAGGAGCTTGAAATTATACTTTCCAGAGTTAAAGGATTCAAAAATCCCAAACCTTGGCTAGAGCAATACAAAACTCCCGGAAAGGTAGCATCTACTCTCCTTTGGCTTGCTTATACATTAGGAGATATCAAGGAAAAAATTGTAGCGGACTTGGGTGCGGGAACAGGGGTGTTATCCATTGGTGCGGCTCTGCTTGGAGCAAAAAAGATCTACGCTGTCGAAATTGACGAGGAGGCCGTTAAAATTCTTTTAGAAAATCTTGAAGAGTTCAAAGTTAGAAATGTTGTAGAAGTCAAAGTTTCAGATGTTTCTCAATTCTCTGAGAATGTTGATACTGTTGTTATGAATCCTCCCTTTGGCAGCCAGAGAAAGCATGCAGATAGACCATTTCTAACGAAGGCGTTTGAAGTGAGTGATGTTGTTTATTCTATTCACTTAGCAAAGCCTGAAGTTAGGGATTTTATTCGAAGATTCTCCCAAGAGCATGGGTTTTTAATTACCCATAAAATAACGGAAGAACTGGTAATTCCTGCTCAGTTCTTCTTTCATAGAAAAAGGTTAGAAAGAATAAAAGTTGATATCTATCGCTTTTCTAGGATTTTTTAA
- a CDS encoding n-type ATP pyrophosphatase: protein MLKKAEKFEKIFRLESSLRALERVRDFLSQESYERLRELVLIRLKGIKIEEKELNSKVAVAFSGGSDSSATYKILAWAGFKVYPITAKLPQMRDEVLKRLESGGAIFVEIPEYMEVMEDLIRKRTAICGRCHSMVMRAVEERARELGAEIVASGDMLTVGSGSIYEKDGIVILNLPAFLALDKKELLEILGWKKYELKYGCPLWKEAAKRAPVLKKFGLQRVLRELRGGALPKEFAKELIIDILRA, encoded by the coding sequence ATGCTCAAAAAAGCTGAAAAGTTTGAGAAGATCTTTAGGCTTGAAAGTAGCTTAAGAGCTTTAGAGAGGGTAAGAGACTTTCTTTCCCAGGAGAGCTATGAAAGGTTGAGAGAACTTGTTCTAATAAGATTAAAGGGAATAAAAATTGAGGAGAAAGAATTAAACTCGAAAGTTGCAGTAGCATTTTCTGGAGGGAGTGACAGCTCAGCAACTTATAAAATCCTAGCTTGGGCAGGTTTCAAGGTATACCCAATTACAGCAAAGTTACCCCAAATGAGAGATGAAGTCCTAAAAAGATTAGAAAGTGGAGGAGCTATTTTTGTTGAAATTCCAGAATATATGGAAGTGATGGAAGATTTAATAAGAAAGAGAACTGCAATTTGTGGAAGATGTCACTCAATGGTCATGAGAGCAGTAGAAGAAAGAGCAAGAGAGTTGGGAGCCGAAATTGTGGCAAGTGGGGACATGCTAACGGTGGGAAGTGGGTCAATATACGAGAAAGATGGAATCGTCATCCTTAATTTACCTGCCTTTTTGGCTCTTGACAAGAAAGAACTCTTAGAGATACTTGGATGGAAGAAATATGAGCTAAAATATGGTTGTCCCCTCTGGAAGGAAGCTGCCAAGAGAGCTCCAGTCTTGAAGAAGTTTGGTCTCCAAAGAGTTCTAAGAGAGCTTAGGGGAGGGGCACTGCCAAAAGAATTTGCGAAGGAATTAATAATAGATATTTTAAGGGCCTAA
- a CDS encoding 6-pyruvoyl trahydropterin synthase family protein has translation MKIKRKIYWTKEFDSSHLLDLPYESKCKRIHGHTYRIEIEIYGDINEQGMIFDFNHLSDLIKELDHKIIVSKNWIEEREEFIVVKKNQKTLEIPRSEVVVIDKPNVTAEYLAEWFVEKILEKADKNIYEIKVRVWEDPRSYAEVTLELQGS, from the coding sequence ATGAAAATAAAGAGAAAAATTTACTGGACCAAAGAATTTGATAGTAGCCATCTACTGGACTTGCCATATGAAAGCAAGTGCAAGAGAATTCATGGGCATACCTACAGGATTGAAATTGAGATTTATGGGGATATTAACGAGCAAGGGATGATCTTTGATTTCAATCATTTAAGCGATCTTATAAAAGAGTTAGATCACAAGATTATAGTTAGCAAAAATTGGATAGAGGAAAGAGAAGAATTTATAGTCGTTAAGAAAAACCAAAAAACACTTGAGATTCCCAGGAGTGAAGTAGTTGTGATAGATAAACCAAATGTTACTGCAGAATATCTAGCAGAATGGTTTGTAGAGAAAATATTAGAGAAAGCAGACAAAAACATTTATGAAATAAAGGTTAGGGTTTGGGAAGACCCGAGAAGTTATGCGGAGGTCACTCTAGAACTTCAAGGATCTTAG
- a CDS encoding Maf family nucleotide pyrophosphatase translates to MKKIILASSSPRRREILSRFFDIIVHPSNVNEDKIKEKDPTETAIKIAKAKAFDLAVKFPTDTIIAADTIVTLNGKILGKPKDSEEARKMLKQLSGKTHEVVTGYCIISGDKIIEGAEITKVKFRELSDDLIEWYISTQEWRDKAGGYGIQGFGAILVEHIEGDYYNVVGLPIIVIIKLIELGHKLKRIF, encoded by the coding sequence ATGAAGAAAATAATCCTCGCTTCATCAAGCCCCAGAAGAAGGGAGATTTTAAGCAGGTTCTTTGACATAATAGTCCACCCCAGCAATGTTAATGAGGATAAAATAAAAGAAAAAGACCCCACAGAAACCGCGATTAAGATAGCTAAAGCGAAAGCATTTGATTTAGCAGTGAAGTTTCCTACCGATACAATCATAGCTGCAGATACAATAGTAACACTTAACGGAAAAATCCTAGGAAAGCCCAAAGATTCTGAAGAAGCAAGAAAAATGCTAAAACAATTAAGTGGAAAAACTCACGAAGTCGTGACTGGATATTGTATAATATCTGGTGATAAAATTATTGAAGGAGCAGAAATCACCAAGGTCAAATTTAGAGAACTTTCAGATGATCTTATTGAGTGGTACATATCAACCCAAGAATGGAGAGATAAAGCAGGAGGGTATGGTATTCAAGGATTCGGTGCAATCTTGGTTGAACATATTGAGGGAGATTATTACAACGTAGTGGGACTTCCAATAATCGTAATTATTAAACTTATTGAGCTTGGTCATAAACTCAAGAGAATATTTTAA
- a CDS encoding B12-binding domain-containing radical SAM protein, translated as MAKIVLTTDETLTSTYRNVPLLDFLGCAPYDKLPKWVFRLLDTQIPDDNGVLTQAPYGLRKVEAALLRCFPRNEVVVAHPRKIEMFLDKDTEIVGLYEMDPLGLGPVSMMFTNGGQWRNYTSVKFRELIGKINEIREKKKLDFKIVVGGPGAWQLEMRREEREKLKIDHVVIGEVEHVICDLVNKIMEGEAEDTIFVKGWPKVEEIPTIVAPSYKGLVEVMRGCGRGCRFCEPNLRVARFIPIENIEKEIQININAGIDHAWLHSEDIFLYKVEDRKNFYPNADAVIELFEMARKYTKNVNPTHGTASGALAVPGMIEEISRIVEASDTHWIGIQVGMETADPEIIGKLMNNKMKPFSPEEWPWVLLNATYVFNKNYWFPAYTTILGLPGDNDDAEIMTARLIITMEKELEEKLGNRAHFTVTPLAFVPMGVLKGEEFYRVEDMITYGQFLHLYYAWKHMAREIVKGLPKVMKGSPFLIPFYPLARLGVRVVLRQIEKWGKKRGFEVKKLEPLDIRIEVEEHKWTTRPILAEAY; from the coding sequence ATAGCAAAGATTGTGCTAACAACTGATGAAACGTTAACGAGCACATACAGAAACGTTCCTCTCCTCGATTTCCTTGGTTGTGCTCCATATGATAAGCTTCCAAAGTGGGTGTTCAGACTTTTAGACACTCAAATACCTGACGACAATGGTGTGCTCACTCAAGCCCCATATGGGTTGAGAAAAGTAGAAGCGGCACTACTCAGATGCTTCCCCAGGAATGAGGTTGTTGTAGCTCATCCCAGAAAGATTGAGATGTTCTTGGACAAAGACACAGAAATAGTGGGACTTTATGAAATGGATCCTCTAGGCCTAGGACCCGTTAGCATGATGTTCACTAATGGGGGACAGTGGAGGAACTATACATCAGTTAAGTTCAGGGAGCTAATCGGTAAGATAAACGAAATTAGAGAGAAGAAAAAGTTAGACTTCAAAATCGTTGTTGGTGGACCTGGAGCATGGCAATTAGAAATGAGGAGGGAAGAGAGAGAAAAGCTAAAGATAGATCATGTAGTAATTGGGGAAGTTGAGCATGTTATATGTGATTTAGTTAATAAGATTATGGAAGGAGAAGCAGAAGACACTATTTTCGTTAAGGGTTGGCCAAAAGTAGAGGAAATTCCAACTATAGTTGCTCCTTCGTACAAAGGGCTGGTAGAAGTTATGAGAGGATGCGGTAGAGGCTGCAGGTTCTGTGAGCCAAACTTAAGAGTGGCAAGATTCATTCCTATTGAAAACATAGAAAAAGAAATTCAAATTAACATAAACGCTGGAATTGATCATGCCTGGCTCCACAGTGAGGACATCTTTCTCTACAAAGTTGAGGACAGGAAAAACTTTTATCCGAATGCTGATGCTGTAATCGAACTTTTTGAAATGGCGAGGAAATATACAAAAAACGTAAATCCAACTCACGGAACAGCTTCAGGAGCTTTAGCAGTCCCAGGAATGATCGAGGAGATCTCGAGAATTGTCGAGGCAAGTGACACCCATTGGATTGGAATTCAAGTAGGAATGGAAACAGCTGATCCAGAGATAATTGGAAAATTAATGAACAACAAAATGAAGCCATTCTCTCCAGAAGAGTGGCCCTGGGTATTATTAAATGCCACTTATGTATTTAACAAAAACTATTGGTTCCCAGCATACACAACAATTCTCGGTCTCCCAGGAGATAATGACGATGCTGAAATAATGACAGCCAGACTCATCATAACCATGGAGAAGGAGCTAGAAGAAAAGCTTGGAAACAGGGCTCACTTCACAGTTACCCCTCTCGCATTTGTCCCAATGGGAGTACTAAAAGGAGAGGAATTCTATAGGGTTGAAGACATGATTACTTATGGACAGTTCCTTCACCTATACTACGCATGGAAACACATGGCTAGAGAAATAGTTAAGGGACTACCAAAGGTTATGAAAGGTTCTCCATTCCTAATTCCGTTTTACCCACTAGCAAGATTGGGTGTAAGGGTCGTGCTTAGGCAGATAGAGAAGTGGGGGAAAAAGAGAGGATTCGAAGTTAAAAAGCTCGAGCCTCTCGACATTAGAATTGAAGTAGAGGAGCACAAATGGACAACAAGGCCAATACTTGCCGAGGCATACTAA
- a CDS encoding 50S ribosomal protein L44e produces MKYPKQIRTYCPFCKKHTIHKVERVKKRPRSELSAGQRRFRRILKGYGGFPRPKPEGREKPVKKLDLRFRCTECGKAHTRGRGFRVKKFELVEG; encoded by the coding sequence ATGAAGTATCCAAAGCAAATAAGGACTTATTGCCCGTTTTGTAAGAAACACACAATCCACAAGGTAGAAAGAGTAAAAAAGAGGCCGAGGAGTGAGCTTAGTGCAGGTCAGAGAAGGTTCAGGAGGATACTTAAGGGTTATGGAGGATTCCCAAGGCCCAAGCCAGAGGGCAGAGAAAAGCCAGTTAAAAAGCTAGACTTGAGATTCAGATGCACTGAGTGTGGAAAAGCTCACACTAGAGGAAGAGGATTTAGAGTAAAGAAGTTTGAGCTAGTGGAGGGATGA
- a CDS encoding 30S ribosomal protein S27e, whose protein sequence is MAKPIIPMPRSRFLRVKCIDCGNEQIVFSHPATKVRCLICGATLVEPTGGKGIVKAKILEVLE, encoded by the coding sequence ATGGCTAAGCCAATAATTCCAATGCCAAGATCAAGATTTCTAAGAGTGAAGTGCATTGACTGTGGAAATGAGCAGATAGTATTTAGCCATCCAGCAACTAAAGTAAGATGCCTAATTTGCGGAGCAACTCTTGTTGAGCCAACAGGTGGAAAGGGAATTGTAAAAGCTAAGATCCTTGAAGTTCTAGAGTGA
- the eno gene encoding phosphopyruvate hydratase: MENPYEIVGVVAREILDSRGNPTVEVDVYTHVGMGRAAVPSGASTGTHEALELRDGGKRYHGKGVRRAVENVNKIIAPELIGMDVRWQREIDALLLELDGTENKSNVGANAILAVSLAVAKAAANSLELPLYQYLGGVNAYVLPVPLSNVINGGVHAGNDLDFQEFMIMPIGADSFREAIRWVSETYHVLKKVIMEKYGKNAVNVGDEGGFAPPMKEVTEPLDVLIKAIEEAGYKPGDEIALALDVASSELFNEETGKYVVGGKEYDRGELLELYKDLTSTYPIVSIEDPFHEEDWEGFVMITKELGHKVQIVGDDLFVTNPKRLRKGIELGAANALLLKVNQIGTLSEAMDAAFTAFRAGYGVIVSHRSGETEDATIADLAVALNAGQIKTGAPARSDRNAKYNQLIRIEEELEGVAVYAGKRFRKVFF; this comes from the coding sequence ATGGAGAACCCTTATGAAATTGTTGGTGTAGTGGCAAGAGAAATACTAGACAGCAGGGGAAATCCAACAGTAGAAGTTGACGTTTATACACATGTTGGTATGGGCAGAGCCGCTGTCCCAAGTGGAGCTTCTACAGGAACTCATGAGGCCCTAGAGCTTAGGGATGGCGGAAAGAGGTATCATGGAAAAGGAGTTAGAAGGGCAGTGGAAAACGTCAACAAAATAATTGCTCCTGAGCTTATAGGAATGGACGTTAGATGGCAGAGAGAAATAGATGCTCTTCTCTTAGAGCTTGATGGAACAGAAAACAAGAGCAACGTGGGTGCAAATGCCATTTTGGCAGTCTCTCTTGCCGTTGCAAAGGCCGCTGCGAACTCCCTTGAACTACCACTCTATCAATACTTGGGAGGAGTAAACGCTTACGTTCTCCCAGTCCCACTTAGCAACGTTATAAACGGAGGAGTTCACGCAGGAAATGACTTAGACTTCCAAGAATTTATGATAATGCCAATTGGGGCAGATTCCTTCAGAGAGGCAATTAGATGGGTATCAGAGACCTACCACGTCCTTAAGAAAGTCATTATGGAGAAGTACGGAAAGAATGCCGTAAACGTTGGAGATGAGGGAGGATTTGCACCTCCAATGAAGGAAGTTACCGAACCCCTAGATGTGCTTATTAAGGCAATAGAAGAAGCTGGATATAAACCCGGAGACGAGATTGCATTGGCCTTAGACGTTGCATCAAGCGAACTCTTCAACGAGGAGACTGGAAAATACGTAGTTGGTGGGAAAGAATACGACAGAGGAGAGCTTCTCGAACTTTACAAAGACCTAACATCGACATATCCAATTGTCTCAATTGAAGACCCATTCCACGAAGAAGACTGGGAAGGATTCGTGATGATAACTAAAGAACTTGGGCACAAGGTTCAAATTGTTGGTGATGACCTCTTCGTCACAAATCCAAAGAGACTAAGAAAAGGAATTGAACTTGGAGCTGCAAACGCACTCCTGCTCAAAGTGAACCAGATAGGGACGTTGAGTGAGGCCATGGATGCCGCATTTACAGCATTCAGAGCAGGATATGGGGTAATAGTCTCCCACAGGTCCGGAGAAACGGAAGATGCTACCATTGCCGACTTAGCAGTAGCATTAAATGCTGGTCAAATAAAAACGGGGGCCCCAGCCAGAAGCGACAGAAATGCCAAGTACAACCAGCTAATTAGAATTGAGGAAGAGCTTGAAGGTGTTGCAGTCTACGCTGGGAAGAGGTTTAGGAAGGTCTTCTTCTGA
- a CDS encoding TIGR02253 family HAD-type hydrolase has product MVRVIFFDIDGTLLTEWPLVKLMLPQVYEMLAKKLGVSKKEAREIFLGEIEKRKGTYEWYDWNFFFSYFNLPLRYEDFIRKYPEKIELYPGVREVLKELSGKYKLGIITSGPHYQLLKLKVTDIDKFFDVIITRDDVKAVKPSPKIFLAGLERVRAKPTESLMVGDSLENDILGAKALGFKTVWINRGREKGFNLPDFEIYEMKELIRVVEVAENEKDI; this is encoded by the coding sequence ATGGTGAGGGTAATATTCTTTGATATTGATGGAACATTGCTGACGGAATGGCCCCTTGTAAAGTTAATGTTGCCTCAAGTTTATGAAATGCTAGCAAAAAAGCTGGGCGTGTCTAAGAAAGAGGCAAGAGAAATATTTTTAGGAGAGATTGAAAAAAGGAAGGGGACTTATGAATGGTATGATTGGAATTTCTTCTTCTCTTACTTTAATCTACCTCTTCGTTATGAGGACTTCATTAGAAAGTATCCAGAGAAAATAGAACTTTACCCAGGAGTGAGGGAAGTTCTTAAAGAACTTTCCGGTAAATACAAGCTGGGAATAATTACAAGTGGCCCTCACTACCAGCTTCTCAAGCTCAAGGTTACGGATATAGATAAGTTCTTTGATGTCATAATAACGAGGGATGATGTTAAGGCAGTGAAGCCAAGCCCTAAAATTTTTCTTGCAGGATTGGAAAGAGTTAGAGCAAAGCCTACTGAAAGCTTGATGGTTGGGGATAGTTTGGAAAATGACATACTGGGGGCCAAGGCCCTCGGATTTAAGACCGTTTGGATAAATAGGGGAAGGGAGAAAGGTTTTAATTTACCCGACTTTGAAATCTATGAAATGAAGGAACTAATTAGAGTTGTGGAGGTGGCTGAAAATGAAAAAGATATTTGA
- a CDS encoding DNA polymerase codes for MILDVDYITEEGKPVIRLFKKENGKFKIEHDRTFRPYIYALLRDDSKIEEVKKITGERHGKIVRIVDVEKVEKKFLGKPITVWKLYLEHPQDVPTIREKVREHPAVVDIFEYDIPFAKRYLIDKGLIPMEGEEELKILAFDIETLYHEGEEFGKGPIIMISYADENEAKVITWKNIDLPYVEVVSSEREMIKRFLRIIREKDPDIIVTYNGDSFDFPYLAKRAEKLGIKLTIGRDGSEPKMQRIGDMTAVEVKGRIHFDLYHVITRTINLPTYTLEAVYEAIFGKPKEKVYADEIAKAWESGENLERVAKYSMEDAKATYELGKEFLPMEIQLSRLVGQPLWDVSRSSTGNLVEWFLLRKAYERNEVAPNKPSEEEYQRRLRESYTGGFVKEPEKGLWENIVYLDFRALYPSIIITHNVSPDTLNLEGCKNYDIAPQVGHKFCKDIPGFIPSLLGHLLEERQKIKTKMKETQDPIEKILLDYRQKAIKLLANSFYGYYGYAKARWYCKECAESVTAWGRKYIELVWKELEEKFGFKVLYIDTDGLYATIPGGESEEIKKKALEFVKYINSKLPGLLELEYEGFYKRGFFVTKKRYAVIDEEGKVITRGLEIVRRDWSEIAKETQARVLETILKHGDVEEAVRIVKEVIQKLANYEIPPEKLAIYEQITRPLHEYKAIGPHVAVAKKLAAKGVKIKPGMVIGYIVLRGDGPISNRAILAEEYDPKKHKYDAEYYIENQVLPAVLRILEGFGYRKEDLRYQKTRQVGLTSWLNIKKS; via the coding sequence ATGATTTTAGATGTGGATTACATAACTGAAGAAGGAAAACCTGTTATTAGGCTATTCAAAAAAGAGAACGGAAAATTTAAGATAGAGCATGATAGAACTTTTAGACCATACATTTACGCTCTTCTCAGGGATGATTCAAAGATTGAAGAAGTTAAGAAAATAACGGGGGAAAGGCATGGAAAGATTGTGAGAATTGTTGATGTAGAGAAGGTTGAGAAAAAGTTTCTCGGCAAGCCTATTACCGTGTGGAAACTTTATTTGGAACATCCCCAAGATGTTCCCACTATTAGAGAAAAAGTTAGAGAACATCCAGCAGTTGTGGACATCTTCGAATACGATATTCCATTTGCAAAGAGATACCTCATCGACAAAGGCCTAATACCAATGGAGGGGGAAGAAGAGCTAAAGATTCTTGCCTTCGATATAGAAACCCTCTATCACGAAGGAGAAGAGTTTGGAAAAGGCCCAATTATAATGATTAGTTATGCAGATGAAAATGAAGCAAAGGTGATTACTTGGAAAAACATAGATCTTCCATACGTTGAGGTTGTATCAAGCGAGAGAGAGATGATAAAGAGATTTCTCAGGATTATCAGGGAGAAGGATCCTGACATTATAGTTACTTATAATGGAGACTCATTCGACTTCCCATATTTAGCGAAAAGGGCAGAAAAACTTGGGATTAAATTAACCATTGGAAGAGATGGAAGCGAGCCCAAGATGCAGAGAATAGGCGATATGACGGCTGTAGAAGTCAAGGGAAGAATACATTTCGACTTGTATCATGTAATAACAAGGACAATAAATCTCCCAACATACACACTAGAGGCTGTATATGAAGCAATTTTTGGAAAGCCAAAGGAGAAGGTATACGCCGACGAGATAGCAAAAGCCTGGGAAAGTGGAGAGAACCTTGAGAGAGTTGCCAAATACTCGATGGAAGATGCAAAGGCAACTTATGAACTCGGGAAAGAATTCCTTCCAATGGAAATTCAGCTTTCAAGATTAGTTGGACAACCTTTATGGGATGTTTCAAGGTCAAGCACAGGGAACCTTGTAGAGTGGTTCTTACTTAGGAAAGCCTACGAAAGAAACGAAGTAGCTCCAAACAAGCCAAGTGAAGAGGAGTATCAAAGAAGGCTCAGGGAGAGCTACACAGGTGGATTCGTTAAAGAGCCAGAAAAGGGGTTGTGGGAAAACATAGTATACCTAGATTTTAGAGCCCTATATCCCTCGATTATAATTACCCACAATGTTTCTCCCGATACTCTAAATCTTGAGGGATGCAAGAACTATGATATCGCTCCTCAAGTAGGCCACAAGTTCTGCAAGGACATCCCTGGTTTTATACCAAGTCTCTTGGGACATTTGTTAGAGGAAAGACAAAAGATTAAGACAAAAATGAAGGAAACTCAAGATCCTATAGAAAAAATACTCCTTGACTATAGACAAAAAGCGATAAAACTCTTAGCAAATTCTTTCTACGGATATTATGGCTATGCAAAAGCAAGATGGTACTGTAAGGAGTGTGCTGAGAGCGTTACTGCCTGGGGAAGAAAGTACATCGAGTTAGTATGGAAGGAGCTCGAAGAAAAGTTTGGATTTAAAGTCCTCTACATTGACACTGATGGTCTCTATGCAACTATCCCAGGAGGAGAAAGTGAGGAAATAAAGAAAAAGGCTCTAGAATTTGTAAAATACATAAATTCAAAGCTCCCTGGACTGCTAGAGCTTGAATATGAAGGGTTTTATAAGAGGGGATTCTTCGTTACGAAGAAGAGGTATGCAGTAATAGATGAAGAAGGAAAAGTCATTACTCGTGGTTTAGAGATAGTTAGGAGAGATTGGAGTGAAATTGCAAAAGAAACTCAAGCTAGAGTTTTGGAGACAATACTAAAACACGGAGATGTTGAAGAAGCTGTGAGAATAGTAAAAGAAGTAATACAAAAGCTTGCCAATTATGAAATTCCACCAGAGAAGCTCGCAATATATGAGCAGATAACAAGACCATTACATGAGTATAAGGCGATAGGTCCTCACGTAGCTGTTGCAAAGAAACTAGCTGCTAAAGGAGTTAAAATAAAGCCAGGAATGGTAATTGGATACATAGTACTTAGAGGCGATGGTCCAATTAGCAATAGGGCAATTCTAGCTGAGGAATACGATCCCAAAAAGCACAAGTATGACGCAGAATATTACATTGAGAACCAGGTTCTTCCAGCGGTACTTAGGATATTGGAGGGATTTGGATACAGAAAGGAAGACCTCAGATACCAAAAGACAAGACAAGTCGGCCTAACTTCCTGGCTTAACATTAAAAAATCCTAG
- a CDS encoding glutamate cyclase domain-containing protein, with protein MIEHLIATDVGNRGVSNFYLKLKHNNPNYFDNALSLIEKNKEKVLIVSAFPIPPLMIPETDGPPGALALALAIEEVGGKAIILTEDIVKDALKSFYKNIITEFPKDLNYSLLISIETPGRNKEGKYYSFSGLEVNVRPYDSLFIEGNKLGIPTIGIGDGGNEIGMGNLELSGKYYSVVKTTELIVAGVSNWGAYGLVAALSIMEGRNLLREFDEEEVVKALVNEGLIDGITKRRELSVDGIPLSFHKKFMELLNALIEIKIK; from the coding sequence ATGATAGAGCACCTCATTGCCACCGATGTTGGAAATAGAGGAGTTTCCAATTTCTATTTGAAGCTCAAGCATAACAATCCTAACTATTTTGACAATGCATTAAGTTTGATTGAGAAAAATAAGGAGAAAGTATTGATAGTTTCCGCTTTTCCTATCCCTCCTTTAATGATTCCTGAAACTGATGGTCCTCCAGGGGCTCTAGCTTTGGCTCTTGCCATAGAGGAAGTAGGGGGCAAGGCAATAATTCTAACAGAGGACATTGTGAAAGATGCCCTAAAATCTTTTTACAAAAATATAATAACAGAATTTCCTAAAGACCTAAACTATTCTCTTTTAATAAGCATTGAGACCCCTGGGAGGAATAAAGAGGGCAAATACTACTCCTTTTCTGGTTTAGAAGTTAATGTTAGACCTTACGATTCCCTCTTCATTGAAGGTAATAAGTTGGGAATACCGACAATCGGAATCGGCGATGGTGGAAATGAGATTGGGATGGGGAACTTGGAATTATCTGGGAAATATTATTCTGTAGTAAAGACTACAGAGCTAATAGTGGCAGGAGTGTCGAACTGGGGGGCTTATGGTTTGGTTGCAGCTCTTTCGATTATGGAAGGAAGAAACCTCCTAAGAGAATTTGACGAGGAGGAGGTTGTTAAGGCACTCGTAAATGAGGGCCTTATTGATGGGATAACAAAAAGGCGAGAGTTAAGTGTGGATGGCATTCCACTATCCTTTCATAAAAAATTCATGGAGCTTTTGAATGCCCTTATTGAGATTAAAATTAAATGA
- a CDS encoding MBL fold metallo-hydrolase, giving the protein MIEITFLGGGGGRFVTITQVRATGGFFIKASKNIYVDPGPGALVRMWRYKIDPRKVDVLFISHRHTDHCNDAEVLVEGMTYGVTKKRGTLIGSKSVVHGDENHTPALSKYHLDALEEVHAPNPGDRFKIGEDEMIITPSLHSDPTTIGFRLKTSYGDISYIPDTEYFEELVKWHDGARVIIAAVTRPRDMRIPFHLSSEDAVYLLKSMKQKPEVFIMTHAGMKMHFAGPYKEAQFIQNLTGVKTYVAKEGFKVSIGKEISVKTLRPARFV; this is encoded by the coding sequence TTGATAGAAATAACCTTCTTGGGCGGTGGTGGAGGAAGATTTGTCACTATAACCCAGGTTAGAGCGACTGGGGGATTCTTCATAAAGGCGAGTAAGAACATATATGTGGACCCAGGACCAGGGGCATTGGTTAGAATGTGGAGATACAAGATAGATCCACGGAAAGTTGATGTTCTCTTTATCTCCCATAGGCATACGGATCACTGCAATGATGCAGAAGTTCTTGTTGAGGGTATGACATATGGAGTTACAAAGAAGAGGGGAACTTTAATTGGGTCAAAGAGCGTTGTTCATGGTGATGAAAACCACACCCCTGCCCTAAGCAAGTATCACTTAGATGCTTTAGAGGAAGTTCATGCTCCAAATCCTGGGGATAGGTTCAAAATTGGGGAGGATGAAATGATAATAACTCCTTCACTTCACAGTGATCCAACTACGATAGGCTTTAGGTTAAAGACTTCTTATGGTGACATCTCCTACATCCCAGATACTGAGTACTTTGAGGAGTTGGTAAAGTGGCATGATGGAGCAAGAGTTATAATAGCAGCGGTCACAAGGCCAAGGGACATGAGAATTCCTTTCCACTTATCCTCTGAAGATGCAGTTTATCTACTTAAATCAATGAAGCAGAAGCCGGAAGTTTTCATCATGACCCATGCTGGAATGAAGATGCACTTTGCAGGGCCTTACAAAGAGGCTCAGTTTATTCAAAACTTAACAGGAGTTAAAACATATGTAGCGAAGGAAGGATTTAAGGTAAGTATTGGAAAAGAAATTAGCGTTAAGACCTTAAGGCCTGCGAGGTTTGTTTAG